ctcttggatttttgattgacctgagctgtaataggtggtccagGCAACatatcatcacgcttcaagtacgtctcatagtcgatcaacttatcataaagttcttcgaatgatattggtgagtcacgtgcccgaagAGCTGCTGctagttctttgtactcgcctcctaagccattgagggtatggattatgacttcttcatcactgagagaatgacctatcaaagccaagtcatcgatgataactttgatattttgtagataatcagcaataatacttccctcttgtttcgtttTCATCGGATTGGAGAGAAGTCCAAGCATGCGAGTatgcgagcgatttgccaaagttgtttgtaacttgcaccatgcttctgcagcagttgtacatgaggatatcagtggggcaacggatccagcaacggaagcttgaatagcttggaggatgaggcgatcttgacgcaACCATAGTTTGtaggctggatttggcactggactgggttcgcctgggatgttgaccatttcaggtggacactggagagagccatcaatgtaacctaggagatcatagccaaatagaagattagaaagttgtgcccgccaagatacgtagttgccgcctttggataatttgaagggaatgagtactgcagcattgatggtgataagactttgagaagtgttTAGAGTCTCTGCAGAAACAGGGATAGAAATATctgaagaggaaaatgaagacatcccaaaTATTTTGTGGTGGTTTAAGTAATCTTtacagaagatgtaaagatataggagggagggagaaggagaaggagaaaagcagatcgatgtGCTGCAGAGGAGGATGCAGCGATGAACTACTGCAATGAGACTGCAGCGATGAACCgcagaggaggctgcagtgaTGGGTGAGAAATCTGCAGCGAAAAAAAAACAGTGATGGCTGTGGTGGGAGATGATGAATGCAGGAGAGATTGTTGCAGCGAAGTGGGAGAAATCTCTACAGTTTACAGCGATTTCTGCAGCGATGTTGGAGGAATCTGCAAGGTTGGAGAATGGTGGCCGGAAGAGCGACAgagttttcagcggaagacttcggttggcaaggAAGCAGCAGCCAGCAGTAAAAACAAAGGTCGTGACTATGCTTCCTTTAGGAGTGTTGCCCACGGAAGAAGTGTCGATGCAGTGGGCGTAGTGACAACGACTACAGCAGCGACGGCGGCACCTCCGTCATCTCAATCTCTGCTGCAGCAGGTGTGATATGATATTAGCAGCCAcaagtgctgcagtaggctgcaTCGAATGGCTACGGCTGAGGGCGGAGACACTGTCGCGAGAGGGATGGTCGAGCGGCTGCGGTTGTATGAGGAGTCAAACAAcgagaagagggcttgctctaggcaaatggctctgataccatgataagaattaagcgaagaagatagaaagataaaaaTTGTAGAAGGaattatgaaatgtataagatgtaattggctTATTcatttgatagtgagctcttgatagctatttatacacactcagcagggaggttatacacattcagcatggaggatttttctcaactgcttagagatttcctcaactgccttgaggaaatcttatctacttatcaaTTACGGTGTGCGATTGTGATGTTCTTGTCTGCCATGGGAACCGTGACCTTCGACATCTAATCGATGCTAATCATGACCAGTAAACACCACCACAACGACATTGTTACAACCACTTGTCAAAGGCAGTGTCTTAACTATCATAAGTAGTGGCACTACTATATGTATTGTTGCTTGCGACCAATGCAAGCTGGTCTTTATAGGGTTGATGCAGGTAGGCAATCATGCATGTGATCACCGTCAACTATTGCATCCCATTGCACTTCCACTATGTATGGTAGCACTTGTACGTAGTCGTTGCCTATGATAGGGCTGACGACCACCAGAGGTTATCATCCTCAATAATGCTATTATCAATAGCAAGTTATCGACGATAGTCTATTAATCAAACATGAGAAACCTTACATCGCTCGCAAGCAAATGATACGACAACGAGATAGTAAAGCAAATCAACAACACACATGGATTTTTTAAACATCatataatcaaaattgaataatacCTTTTTTACAAGAGAAGAGTGCTAATAAACAAATCTACATACAAAATAGATTTTACGATATAAGATATTTGATTCCTAAGCATCATGACTTTGATactaattataagcataaaaaatataattatgttattattatataaaattttttaatgtagaatcgaaatcaaataataatatatcaagataAAGATTACATACTTTAGCTgtcattcaaaaaaatatttatctattgTCCAATTCGAAAACTAAAGTGATACAGATCTATAACTAGACTCGcattcttctttatttttatccTTCACAAGATCATTACGAGTGATTgaataaaaactaaaaaaatttaagaacataTCTATAATCTCAATTGTTTGTCTGCTTCATCCCTAAGAGGTCGTATTATTTTATAGATGAAAACAAAGAGTTTACAAAAATAATTAGAAGTGTCTCTTATCAAATTCATCTCCTAAAACaatcttatcataattaaatttttttattaattagtaATTACTAAGATTAAAATTTAATcggatctataatatatttttgcCTAACTAGATAAGCCATAAAATCTAAGACACGTGGCCCAGAGGTATACAACTTGATTTGGACATCGCGGTTCTGAACCTTCTCCGTTCACCGGAATGTTTTGTTTCGATTGAGGATTACACACGTGGCATTTAAAAGCAACACGTTAGTGCCAATtatcatattaaataatataattagcCATCTTCAGTTTGGCCAATCACAATtatcatattaaataatataatgtccGGAGTGGCTCGTTGTCACGGGGTGATGCACAAACCAAGCCCAACCAGCGTTCACAGAACCTGCTACAGTCGAACCGAGACGATCCACTACATAGAAACCACACATTAAATAAGATTAAGGCTGGTCGTGGCTGCTTGGAATCACTTCATCGATCTAAAGAGGAAACCATATGTGCTCGGTGGACTCTTCCGCGGCCAGCGAGTGAATAGCCCACGGATTAATTGACCTATGAGCCGACCTAATGGATGCACACACTCAGGGAGTGTCCGACGATGCGTTCTGCttcacttcctcttcctccatggTGTCGCATATGCTTCTCCCTCTGGTCTCCGGCAGGCTGACAATGAACAGGCCGCAGCAGCCGATGACGAACCCGAACACGCCGAACGACAGGAAGCTCCGCTTCCGCCCCTCGGCCACCAGCACGGGGGCGAAGACCCCGCCGAGGACGAGCGCCTGCCTGACCATCGAGATCGCTGAGTTCCTCACGCACGTCGGGAACAGCTCGATGCTGTAGATCAGCAGGACGTTGAAGGCGGTGCAGGCGCTGAAGAAGGAGACCACCTCCGCCGCCATCTGCCACAGCTTGGAGGTCACGAGCACGCACAGCACGCTGAACGCCCCGCCCATCGTGGTGAACGTGAGCGTTGAGCACCGCCGGTTCAGCTTGCCGATGAGGAAGAGGGTGATCAGCGACGAGGGCAGCTCGGCCAACGCGTTGAATGTGACGCTCAGATAGAGGTTGGATCCCAAGTTCCCCACGTTCAGTGGCATCCCGTAGTAGACCATGCCGATCCCGAATCCGGCTATCATGGTCGCCATAAGCCGCCGTAACGCCCACTTTTTCTGCCAGAGGATCTTCATCGCCGAGAAGATGTCCACAATCCCTGTATCTTCTGCAACGATCAGTTTCGAGAAGCTTGAGTTGATCACGTCGTCGTTCGTCGATGCAATGCTCTTGAGCGTCTGAATGGCCTCATCCCGCCGGCCGCGCACCAGGAGCCACCTCGGGGATTCTTTGatcaggaagaagaggagaacggAATAGCAGGCGGAAGGAACAGAGGTCCACAGATAGAGCGCCCTCCAAGATGATCCACGGTTGATGTAGGCCATGGCGGGCAAAGATAAGAATCCCATGGTGAAGCAAAAGAAGCCGACGATGCTTATCTTTTCCCGCCATCTCTTGCCGACGAGCTCGGTCGACAGGACGAGGGAGGAGGT
The window above is part of the Musa acuminata AAA Group cultivar baxijiao chromosome BXJ1-1, Cavendish_Baxijiao_AAA, whole genome shotgun sequence genome. Proteins encoded here:
- the LOC103978707 gene encoding organic cation/carnitine transporter 2-like, giving the protein MVDPAPLLPHYSPSGAARKPPATSVGDTLESYIGGNCVLQLLQAFFVSFAWCFDAQQTFINVFTDAEPAWHCTGTDDAACATASSPCGLAPGSWAWDLPMHASVVSEWSLQCSGPAVVGLPASSYFAGCLAGGLLLATLADSVLGRKNMLFLSCLTMSLSATLTVVSPNLWAYSALRFLCGFGRATVGTSSLVLSTELVGKRWREKISIVGFFCFTMGFLSLPAMAYINRGSSWRALYLWTSVPSACYSVLLFFLIKESPRWLLVRGRRDEAIQTLKSIASTNDDVINSSFSKLIVAEDTGIVDIFSAMKILWQKKWALRRLMATMIAGFGIGMVYYGMPLNVGNLGSNLYLSVTFNALAELPSSLITLFLIGKLNRRCSTLTFTTMGGAFSVLCVLVTSKLWQMAAEVVSFFSACTAFNVLLIYSIELFPTCVRNSAISMVRQALVLGGVFAPVLVAEGRKRSFLSFGVFGFVIGCCGLFIVSLPETRGRSICDTMEEEEVKQNASSDTP